Proteins found in one Ptychodera flava strain L36383 chromosome 3, AS_Pfla_20210202, whole genome shotgun sequence genomic segment:
- the LOC139128942 gene encoding uncharacterized protein — translation MKYGGDSNDGTLMRTRTTNRLEPEGLSHDIDPYAESTTAPMRVTSSVEKIVTNEYELMSAPVTSGHGDATHLSGTQDVPGLYAVSSKQETAGDRNKDAAEMVLYAMPDKTRKNRKAGELNYADLDFRGNQSGQRPQRITPVERTVYADLQTTPAKVY, via the exons ATGA AATACGGAGGTGACAG TAACGATGGCACTTTGATGAGAACAAGGACGACCAACAGACTGGAACCCGAGGGACTTTCTCATGACATCGACCCTTATGCAG AGTCTACGACAGCACCTATGCGTGTCACGTCATCAGTGGAAAAGATCGTAACAAATGAGTATGAATTGATGTCTGCACCCGTTACATCAGGACACGGTGATGCGACACATTTGTCAGGCACTCAAGATGTGCCAGGACTCTATGCTGTATCAAGCAAGCAGGAAACTGCCGGCGATAGAAATAAAGATGCCGCCGAGATGGTACTGTATGCAATGCCTGACAAAACTCGAAAAAATCGAAAG GCAGGGGAACTAAACTACGCAGATTTGGATTTTAGAGGAAATCAGTCCGGACAGCGGCCCCAGAGAATAACGCCAGTCGAGAGGACAGTGTATGCTGACCTACAGACAACCCCAGCTAAGGTGTACTAA